Below is a window of Bacillota bacterium DNA.
CGGCCACCGGGCCCGATCCTGGTCCCCCGCCCCCGTGGGGCGTGGAGAACGTCTTGTGGAGATTGAAGTGGAGCACGTCAAATCCCATGTCGCCAGGCCGCGCGATACCCATGATGGCGTTCATGTTCGCCCCGTCATAGTAGAGGAGGCCGCCGGCGTCATGCACGATCTTCGCGATCTCCACTATGTTCTCGTCAAATAGACCGAGTGTGCTGGGGTTAGTGAGCATGAGGGCGGCAACCTCTTCCGAAATCACGGCGCGCAGTGAATCCAGATCCACCCCTCCGCGCGCGTCAGACTTCACCTCGACTACTTGATACCCACAGAACGCCGCGCTCGCCGGGTTTGTGCCGTGGGCGGAGTCGGGCACTATCACCTTGGTGCGCTTTCCGCCATCCCCGCGGCTCTCGTGGTAAGCCTTCACAATCATGAGCCCCGTGAGCTCGCCGTGGGCCCCCGCCGCGGGCTGAAGCGTGGCTTCATCCATGCCTCCGATCTCGCACAGGTATCGGCCAAGCTCATACATCAGTTCGAGGGCCCCCTGGACGAGATCCTCCGGCTGATAAGGGTGGAGGTTGGTGAACCCGGCAAGGGCCGCGGCGTCCTCATTGACCTTGGGATTGTACTTCATCGTGCACGAGCCGAGCGGGTAGAACCCCACGTCGACCCCGTGGTTGCGCTTGGAAAGGTTCGTGTAGTGGCGCACGAGGTCGATCTCACTTACCTCCGGCAACGGAGCGGCGTCCTTGCGGAGCGCCCACTCAGGGAGAACCTCGGCGGGATCCTTCCTCGGGACGTCGCACCGAGGCAGCGAGCACGCCTTCCTGCCTACCTCGCTCCGTTCGAAGATGAGCGGCATAGTCATGCCAATCCCTCCAGTGCGCTGCAAAGTGAGTCGATCTCGTCTTTCGTGCGCTTCTCAGTCACAGCGATCGTCATGACATCGCCAAGGTCCGGGTAGTATCGGCTGAGCGGCAGTCCGCCGAGAATCCGCGAACGAAGGAGAGCAGCGTTCACCTCTTCAGGCGGAACGGGCGTCCGGACGGCGAATTCCTTGAAGAACGGAGCCGAGCTCGCCGGCGCGAACCCCGGGAGCGCAGTGATCCTATCGAATGCGTAGTGCGCCTTTTGCAGGCAGAGGTCGGCAACCTCCCTGATGCCGTCCCTCCCTAGCCACGAGAGGTAGACCGCCGTCGCGAGGGCAAGGAGCGCCTCGTTGGAGCAAATGTTGGAGGTCGCCCGTTCCCTTCTGATGTGCTGCTCCCTGGCCTGAAGGGTCAGGATGTAGCCCCGACGTCCCTGGGCATCCCGAGTCTCGCCGGCGACCCGTCCAGGCATGTTCCTTATGAACTCCTGCCGGCACGCGAGAAAACCGAGGTAAGGTCCACCAAAGCTCATGGGATTGCCAAGACCCTGACCTTCGCCGACGGCTATGTCAGCCCCATATTCCCCGGGGGGAGCGAGGATGCCGAGGGAGATGGGATCGACGCACGCTACGAAGAGCGCCCCCTGCTTGTGGGCGATCTCCGCTGCTGCGGCCATAGCCTCCACCGAGCCTAGGAAGTTCGGGTTCTGAAAGACCACACAAGCGGTCCTTGACGACACGAGCCGCTCCAGCTCCCCGAGGTCGGTGGAGCCGTCGCGCATCCCACACTCGGTCACGTCGATGCCCAGGTTCCTGGCATAGGTCTTCAGAGTGGCGCGGTACTCCGGATGTACCGCCACGGATGCCACCACCTGCTGACGCCGGGTGTGGCGGCACGCCATCGTCGCCGCCTCCGCGACCGCTGTCGCACCGTCATAGAGTGACGCGTTGCTCACATCCATCGCGGTAAGCTGGCACATGAGCGTCTGGTATTCGAAGATGGCCTGCAGCATCCCCTGGCTCATCTCTGCTTGATAGGGCGTGTAAGCGGTGTAGAACTCCGAACGCGAGACGATGTGCCTGACCACGCTTGGCACGAAGTGGTCGTAGGATCCCGCGCCCAGGAACGACACGACCTCGTCCGTGGTCGTGTTCTTGGCGGCGAGGGCCGCCATATGGCGTGCGATCTCGTACTCGGACATGGCTTCCGGGAGGCGCAGGTCTCTCTCGAGCCTCACCTCTCGAGGGATGTCCGAGAAGAGATCATCCACGCTGGAGACTCCGATTTGAGCGAGCATCTCACTACGGTCCCTGTCTGTGTGGGGCACGTAGTTCATCCTTTGCTCGCCTCCTCGGCAACGAAGGCTTCGTACTGTGCGGCGCTCATGAGGCCGTCGAGCTCGCTCGGATCCTCCATCTCTATGACCGCCACCCATCCATCCCCGTACGGATCCTCGTTGATCAGCTCAGGGTGCTCCTCGAGCGCCCGGTTGACCTTGGAGACCTTGCCGCTCACGGGGGCGAACACCTGATCGGCCGTCTTCATGGAATCGAGGTCCGCAAGCGGATCGCGCTGCTTCACCCCGGCTCCCTCGTCCGGAAGGCCGACTCCCACTATCGCGCCCAGTTGCTCCTGGGCATGAGAGGTGATACCCACGGTCGCGAGGCGGCCTTCCACTCGAACCCACTCATGCTTCTCGGTGTATTTCAGGTCCTGTGGATACATTCGCTTCGTCCTCCTTCCTGAGTCGCTCTGAGTCGCTGCTTTCTTGCGCCTTTCCTCCCGACGATATGATTCCCTTGCGGACGGGCTCGGTTCCCGCGTCGGCAGCGTCGTCGTTCCCGCAGCTCGAGCCGATCCAGGCCTTCTCACCATGCCTTTCCCGGCGTCATTGTCCGGCGGCGCTAGAGCGCGCCTTCGCAGCGAGGCTCGCCCGTCAGGCCTGCTCGGGCTTCCCAGGAATGTGTATTTGTTCCACGTGAAACACGACTCGTGGACGAGTCCCCCTCCGCGGGTCCCCCGACGGCGATCTGCGACCCACCGCCGTTGTCGCAGTGTCGTGCGGCTTACTGAGCCTTTCGAACGCGCGGTTTCACGAATGGAGGCCTGACAGCTTCGGCCAAGACTCCTTTGCCGCGAATTACGACTTCGAAGCGCGTTCCAGGCCGCGCCATCTCGGGTGGCACAAAGCACATGCCGATGCCCACTCCCAGGGACGGTGAGAGCGATCCGCTCGTGGTCTCGCCCACGACCGTGCCGTCTTTCGACACCTCGCAGTGAGCCCTCGGCACGCCCTTCTCCAGCAGTCTGAAGCCTGTAAGTCTCCTGGAAACCCCTTTGGCCTTTGCGGCCGCGAGCGAGTCCTTACCGATGAAAGTCGGTTTGTCCATGGCCACGACCCATCCAAGCCCAGCTTCCAGCGGGTTTGTGCCGGGATCGAGCTCGTGACCGTACAGGGCGTAGCCCATCTCGAGCCTCAGGGTGTCGCGCGCTCCCAAGCCGACAGGCTCGATGTCGAACCTCCGGCCCGCTTCCATGAGGGCGTCCCACATGTGTTGCGCGTGACAAGGGTCGAAAAACAGCTCGAATCCGTCTTCTCCCGTGTACCCCGTGCGCGAGATGATGCACTTCACCCCGGCGACCTCGCCCTGCGTGAGGCGGTAATAGTAAAGCTGGGCCAAGGGCACGGGAGTAAGCCCCTGCAGCGTCGCGGCTGAGTCAGGCCCCTGAAGCGCGAGGAGCGCCGTCTCATCCGAGACGTCGGTGATCGCGACGTTGCCGGTGGCGTGAGACTTGATCCAGTCCAGGTCCTTCGACGCATTGGCAGCATTTACCACAAGATAGTAGCGGTCCTCAAGCCTGCAAACAAGGATGTCGTCCACGGCACCGCCGTCCGGATAGCACATGACCGAGTACTGAACCTGACCGACCTCGAGCCGGGCCGCGTCGTTCGTGGTGACTTTCTGCACAAGATCCAGCGCGTCTGGGCCGCTCACCTCGATTTCGCCCATGTGAGACAGGTCGAACAAACCCACTTTCTCTCTGACCTTCTTG
It encodes the following:
- the gcvPB gene encoding aminomethyl-transferring glycine dehydrogenase subunit GcvPB, which translates into the protein MTMPLIFERSEVGRKACSLPRCDVPRKDPAEVLPEWALRKDAAPLPEVSEIDLVRHYTNLSKRNHGVDVGFYPLGSCTMKYNPKVNEDAAALAGFTNLHPYQPEDLVQGALELMYELGRYLCEIGGMDEATLQPAAGAHGELTGLMIVKAYHESRGDGGKRTKVIVPDSAHGTNPASAAFCGYQVVEVKSDARGGVDLDSLRAVISEEVAALMLTNPSTLGLFDENIVEIAKIVHDAGGLLYYDGANMNAIMGIARPGDMGFDVLHFNLHKTFSTPHGGGGPGSGPVAVKKALAPFLPVPVVAKRDGKFVLDYDRPHSIGKVKAFYGNFNVMVKAYAYIRALGAKGLREASENAVLNANYLMRRLAPYYHLPYDRHCKHEFVLSAAYQLATGVHTADVAKMLLDYGFHAPTVYFPLIVKEAIMVEPTETESKDTLDAFVDAMVEIAQLAEKDPDVLHSAPHKMVVGRLDDVTAARRPVLRWKPLGQGKPQEE
- the gcvPA gene encoding aminomethyl-transferring glycine dehydrogenase subunit GcvPA; the encoded protein is MNYVPHTDRDRSEMLAQIGVSSVDDLFSDIPREVRLERDLRLPEAMSEYEIARHMAALAAKNTTTDEVVSFLGAGSYDHFVPSVVRHIVSRSEFYTAYTPYQAEMSQGMLQAIFEYQTLMCQLTAMDVSNASLYDGATAVAEAATMACRHTRRQQVVASVAVHPEYRATLKTYARNLGIDVTECGMRDGSTDLGELERLVSSRTACVVFQNPNFLGSVEAMAAAAEIAHKQGALFVACVDPISLGILAPPGEYGADIAVGEGQGLGNPMSFGGPYLGFLACRQEFIRNMPGRVAGETRDAQGRRGYILTLQAREQHIRRERATSNICSNEALLALATAVYLSWLGRDGIREVADLCLQKAHYAFDRITALPGFAPASSAPFFKEFAVRTPVPPEEVNAALLRSRILGGLPLSRYYPDLGDVMTIAVTEKRTKDEIDSLCSALEGLA
- the gcvH gene encoding glycine cleavage system protein GcvH, translated to MYPQDLKYTEKHEWVRVEGRLATVGITSHAQEQLGAIVGVGLPDEGAGVKQRDPLADLDSMKTADQVFAPVSGKVSKVNRALEEHPELINEDPYGDGWVAVIEMEDPSELDGLMSAAQYEAFVAEEASKG
- the gcvT gene encoding glycine cleavage system aminomethyltransferase GcvT, with the protein product MSADEAQATQMRKTPFYDLHVRHGARMIEFGGWQMPVYYRGIIEEHKKVREKVGLFDLSHMGEIEVSGPDALDLVQKVTTNDAARLEVGQVQYSVMCYPDGGAVDDILVCRLEDRYYLVVNAANASKDLDWIKSHATGNVAITDVSDETALLALQGPDSAATLQGLTPVPLAQLYYYRLTQGEVAGVKCIISRTGYTGEDGFELFFDPCHAQHMWDALMEAGRRFDIEPVGLGARDTLRLEMGYALYGHELDPGTNPLEAGLGWVVAMDKPTFIGKDSLAAAKAKGVSRRLTGFRLLEKGVPRAHCEVSKDGTVVGETTSGSLSPSLGVGIGMCFVPPEMARPGTRFEVVIRGKGVLAEAVRPPFVKPRVRKAQ